One stretch of Saccharopolyspora erythraea DNA includes these proteins:
- a CDS encoding Crp/Fnr family transcriptional regulator translates to MPDEFYCLSEVDLFRDLSRREMAELGARAPLREVPSGQVVFSPERPTGTLFIIKRGRIRLYTLSPAGQAVTTAVLGPGSVFGEVPLVGLRMGGNWAESLEPSRLCLMSPQDVRELLLADPRIATRIAEHMFERISELEHRLTDLACKTLPERLAGTLWMLSKGVPAGTAPEPVRLTHQQLAGLVNATRERTTTALGELADRGLLRLHRGKITVTSRESLRSYADSQGPPPGDLPRHD, encoded by the coding sequence GTGCCTGACGAGTTCTACTGCCTCTCCGAAGTCGACCTCTTCCGTGATCTGTCTCGGCGGGAGATGGCCGAGTTGGGCGCGCGTGCCCCGTTGCGCGAGGTGCCCTCGGGGCAGGTGGTCTTCAGCCCGGAGCGGCCGACGGGCACGCTGTTCATCATCAAACGGGGCCGGATCCGGCTGTACACGCTCAGCCCGGCCGGGCAGGCGGTCACGACGGCGGTGCTGGGGCCGGGATCCGTCTTCGGGGAGGTTCCGCTTGTCGGGCTGCGTATGGGCGGGAACTGGGCGGAATCGCTCGAGCCCTCGCGGCTGTGCCTGATGAGCCCGCAGGACGTGCGGGAGCTGCTGCTGGCTGATCCGCGTATCGCCACCCGGATAGCCGAGCACATGTTCGAACGCATCTCCGAGCTTGAGCACCGGTTGACCGACCTCGCCTGCAAGACACTTCCGGAACGCCTTGCGGGTACGCTGTGGATGTTGAGCAAAGGGGTGCCGGCGGGAACAGCTCCTGAGCCGGTTCGGTTGACCCACCAGCAGCTTGCCGGTCTGGTCAACGCCACCCGGGAACGCACCACCACCGCGCTCGGCGAACTGGCCGATCGAGGACTCCTCCGCCTGCACCGAGGAAAGATCACCGTCACAAGCCGGGAAAGTCTCCGCAGCTACGCCGACAGTCAGGGGCCGCCACCCGGCGATCTCCCAAGACACGATTGA
- a CDS encoding WD40 repeat domain-containing protein, whose translation MSGPDHGPAAAPPVDAETQSRSSSPSSARRLTRRRLLLATGLAGGTGLGIAVPLLWADSNTGPALHPSATLTDHTAGVFGVAFSPDGTLLATAGTDSTVRLWNVAGRKHIATLTGHATAVVSATFSPDGRLLATAGQDSTVRLWNLDSRQQIASFDSRPTWPNSLSFSPDGRTLASPAGDGRASVRLWDVAGHKQIASLTGHSDSVYDAAFSPDGKAVATGGRDAWVGVWDVATQRRIAALHGHTEEISGVAFSPDGRTLVSADLDGWVRLWDVADGRQIASVAAHANGVHGLAFSRDGRMLATTSDHDHWTPAGAGDTVKLWEIR comes from the coding sequence ATGTCCGGCCCTGACCACGGTCCGGCCGCCGCGCCGCCGGTGGATGCGGAAACGCAGTCACGAAGCTCCTCCCCGTCCAGCGCACGGCGCCTCACCCGGCGCCGCTTGCTGCTGGCTACCGGACTGGCAGGCGGAACAGGACTCGGCATCGCCGTCCCGCTGCTCTGGGCCGACAGCAACACCGGTCCGGCGCTGCACCCCTCCGCCACCCTCACCGACCACACCGCGGGCGTCTTCGGCGTGGCGTTCAGTCCGGACGGCACGCTACTCGCCACCGCCGGAACCGACAGCACGGTCCGGCTGTGGAATGTGGCCGGACGCAAGCACATCGCCACGCTCACCGGCCATGCCACGGCGGTTGTGAGCGCGACGTTCAGTCCGGACGGCCGCCTGCTCGCCACCGCCGGCCAGGACAGCACGGTACGGCTGTGGAACCTGGACAGCCGCCAGCAGATCGCGTCCTTCGACAGCCGCCCCACGTGGCCCAACAGCCTGTCGTTCAGCCCGGACGGCAGGACACTGGCCTCACCTGCTGGAGACGGCCGCGCGTCCGTACGGCTGTGGGATGTCGCCGGGCACAAGCAGATCGCGTCCCTCACCGGCCACTCCGACAGCGTCTACGACGCGGCGTTCAGCCCGGACGGCAAGGCGGTGGCCACCGGAGGCCGCGACGCCTGGGTGGGCGTGTGGGACGTGGCCACTCAACGGCGGATCGCCGCTTTACACGGCCACACCGAGGAAATCTCCGGCGTGGCCTTCAGCCCGGACGGCAGGACGCTGGTCTCCGCGGACCTCGACGGATGGGTGCGGCTGTGGGATGTGGCCGACGGCAGGCAGATCGCATCGGTCGCGGCCCACGCGAACGGAGTCCACGGGCTCGCCTTCAGCCGGGACGGCCGGATGCTGGCCACCACGAGCGACCACGACCACTGGACCCCCGCGGGTGCCGGTGACACGGTGAAGCTGTGGGAGATCCGATAG
- a CDS encoding alpha-ketoacid dehydrogenase subunit beta, translating into MARTISYREALNEALVQEMERDQSVIVMGEDNAGGAGAPGADDAWGGVLGVTKGLYDRFPGRVLDTPITESAFVGAAIGAATRGMRPVAELMFIDFLGVCLDQIYNQAAKFRYMFGGKAVTPVVIRTMYGAGLRAAAQHSQSLYPIFTHIPGLKVVLPSSPYEAKGLLTTAIRDNDPVIFCEHKALYDTTGEVPEEPYTIPFGEADIVREGDDLTIVAFGRMVSVAAEAADELARSGVRCEVIDPRTTSPLDEETILESVENTGRLVIVDEATPRCNLATDVSALVARQAFGSLLAPIEMVTPPHTPVPFSDVLEDLYIPDAQRVVNAVKNVMSWER; encoded by the coding sequence ATGGCACGCACCATCAGCTACCGAGAAGCGCTCAACGAGGCACTGGTCCAGGAGATGGAGCGCGACCAGAGCGTCATCGTCATGGGCGAGGACAACGCGGGCGGTGCCGGGGCGCCCGGCGCCGACGACGCCTGGGGCGGCGTCCTCGGCGTGACCAAGGGACTCTACGACCGCTTCCCCGGCCGGGTGCTGGACACCCCGATCACCGAGTCGGCGTTCGTCGGCGCCGCCATCGGCGCGGCCACCCGCGGCATGCGGCCGGTGGCCGAGCTGATGTTCATCGACTTCCTCGGGGTGTGCCTGGACCAGATCTACAACCAGGCCGCCAAGTTCCGGTACATGTTCGGCGGCAAGGCCGTCACACCGGTGGTCATCCGCACCATGTACGGGGCGGGGCTGCGCGCGGCGGCGCAGCACTCGCAGTCGCTGTACCCGATCTTCACCCACATCCCCGGGCTGAAGGTGGTCCTGCCGTCGTCGCCGTACGAGGCCAAGGGCCTGCTGACCACCGCGATCCGCGACAACGACCCGGTGATCTTCTGCGAGCACAAGGCGCTCTACGACACCACCGGCGAGGTCCCCGAGGAGCCGTACACGATTCCCTTCGGCGAGGCCGACATCGTGCGCGAGGGCGACGACCTGACCATCGTCGCGTTCGGCCGGATGGTCTCGGTGGCCGCCGAGGCCGCCGACGAGCTGGCGCGGTCGGGAGTGCGCTGCGAGGTCATCGACCCCCGCACGACCAGCCCGCTCGACGAGGAGACGATCCTGGAAAGCGTCGAGAACACCGGGCGGCTGGTGATCGTCGACGAGGCCACGCCGCGGTGCAACCTGGCCACCGACGTCTCGGCGCTGGTGGCCCGGCAGGCGTTCGGCTCACTGCTCGCGCCGATCGAGATGGTCACCCCGCCGCACACCCCGGTGCCGTTCAGCGACGTGCTGGAGGACCTCTACATCCCGGACGCGCAGCGGGTGGTCAACGCGGTCAAGAACGTGATGAGCTGGGAGCGCTGA
- a CDS encoding acetoin dehydrogenase dihydrolipoyllysine-residue acetyltransferase subunit, which translates to MTDERIHRVTMPKWGLSMATGKITDWWAAEGDDVSDGDDLAEIDTDKIAGTLESTGDGVLRRIVVAAGSDAPVGATIAVVAPAEVPDSAIDEVVAEAEQQLASGEVEEAGGPAVAEVDVGGRMISYASIGEGPEAVVLVHGFGGDKNSWLFVQEPLAEGRTVYALDLPGHGASTKDVGDGSLNALAATLVAFLDELGVEQAHLVGHSLGGAVVADAAASAPDRVRSLTLIAPAGFGSEVDADYLRGFVEASTRRELKPHLRKLFADESQVTRHLVDDLLKYKRIDGVREALQTLLGTLLHGDAQAIDTGPALAEVDVPLAVVWGRQDAVLPSTNASALADRVQVRFVDGAGHMVHMENPAATREAIESVLR; encoded by the coding sequence ATGACCGACGAGCGGATCCACCGGGTCACCATGCCCAAGTGGGGCCTGTCGATGGCCACCGGCAAGATCACCGACTGGTGGGCCGCCGAGGGCGACGACGTCTCCGACGGCGACGATCTGGCCGAGATCGACACCGACAAGATCGCGGGCACCCTGGAGTCCACAGGCGACGGCGTCCTGCGCCGCATCGTGGTGGCCGCGGGTTCGGACGCACCGGTCGGCGCGACGATCGCGGTCGTCGCGCCCGCCGAGGTGCCCGACAGCGCGATCGACGAGGTGGTCGCCGAGGCCGAGCAGCAGCTGGCCTCCGGCGAGGTCGAGGAGGCGGGCGGTCCGGCGGTGGCCGAGGTCGACGTCGGCGGCCGGATGATCTCCTACGCCTCGATCGGCGAGGGCCCGGAGGCCGTCGTGCTGGTCCACGGCTTCGGCGGGGACAAGAACTCCTGGCTGTTCGTCCAGGAACCGCTGGCGGAAGGCCGCACCGTGTACGCGCTCGACCTGCCCGGGCACGGCGCGTCGACCAAGGACGTCGGCGACGGGTCGCTGAACGCGCTGGCGGCCACCCTCGTCGCGTTCCTCGACGAGCTGGGCGTCGAGCAGGCCCACCTGGTCGGCCACTCCCTCGGTGGGGCCGTGGTCGCCGACGCCGCGGCGTCGGCACCGGACCGGGTGCGGTCGCTGACGCTGATCGCGCCCGCGGGATTCGGGTCCGAAGTGGACGCCGACTACCTGCGCGGGTTCGTGGAGGCGAGCACCCGACGGGAGCTCAAACCGCACCTGCGCAAGCTGTTCGCCGACGAGTCCCAGGTGACCCGCCACCTGGTCGACGACCTGCTGAAGTACAAGCGGATCGACGGCGTGCGGGAAGCGCTGCAAACGCTGCTGGGCACCCTGCTGCACGGAGACGCCCAGGCCATCGACACCGGGCCGGCGCTGGCGGAGGTCGACGTGCCGCTGGCGGTGGTCTGGGGCCGCCAGGACGCGGTGCTGCCGAGCACGAACGCCTCGGCGCTCGCCGATCGCGTGCAGGTGCGCTTCGTCGACGGCGCGGGGCACATGGTGCACATGGAGAACCCGGCCGCCACCCGCGAAGCCATCGAGTCCGTGCTGCGCTGA
- a CDS encoding ATP-binding protein — protein MTQVAIQDVTGLPHELTSFVGRREATTGLRRALADSRLVTLTGFGGIGKSRLALHVAHELRRAFQDGAHLVELADVHDPSLVPHAVAAALGLHDRSARDIETVLVDYLAYRNLLLVLDNCEHLLDACGRLTAVLLTAAPRLRVLATSREPLRTAPEQVWPVPPLPVPAEDGTGTAKAQEAMRLFEDRAAAVLPEFSLDEDNESAVARLCRRLDGVPLAIELAAVRVRMLSVDDILDRLESRFDLLSSGPRTVAPRHQSLRAAVDWSFDLCTEQEQRLWARCSVFAGEFDLDAAEHVCAGDGVTSREVFTGIAGLIDKSILARVGSHAQSRYRMPETIRQYGRERLTEAGGEAALRRRHRDHYLHLAERSDAESAGPHQAAWIERLNVERANLWVALEHCTTTAGEARTGLRMTAALWLYWVACGCVREGRNWLDRVLALDAEPSAERARALWVNGWVAHLHGDRDASLALLEESRALAERVGAEAELNHAIQFLGDTQMWDGNLAVAGPLLDDALRRHRASQHWTAPGLVTFALQASTAGLRGDVDGAMAFLSECWTVCEPLGERWALSWTEWNTGVVWWAAGEPDKAAEHVSSSLRKKQQLDDLVGIACCVEVLGWVAAAKGDTRRAAVLFGALEKRWDLIGSPLFGSETLLSWSEQAKAQVREQLRDAAFDSAHQEGEQMDQARTVAYALGETSAARGAADAGTTPEGELPLTKREREVAALVAEGKSNKEIAAGLVISQRTAEAHVEHILVKLGFTSRLQIATWVAQREQP, from the coding sequence GTGACGCAGGTGGCCATCCAGGACGTGACTGGTCTTCCTCATGAGCTGACGAGCTTCGTGGGGCGCCGCGAGGCGACCACGGGGCTCCGGCGCGCGCTGGCGGACTCGCGGCTGGTCACGCTGACCGGCTTCGGCGGCATCGGCAAGTCCAGGCTGGCGCTGCACGTGGCGCACGAGCTGCGGCGGGCCTTCCAGGACGGCGCGCACCTCGTCGAGCTCGCCGACGTGCACGACCCCTCGCTCGTGCCGCACGCCGTCGCGGCGGCCCTCGGGCTGCACGACCGGTCCGCGCGAGACATCGAGACGGTCCTCGTGGACTACCTCGCCTACCGGAACCTGCTGCTCGTCCTGGACAACTGCGAACACCTGCTGGACGCGTGCGGGCGGCTGACCGCCGTCCTGCTGACCGCCGCCCCGCGGCTGCGGGTGCTCGCGACCAGCCGGGAGCCGCTCAGGACCGCCCCGGAACAGGTCTGGCCGGTGCCGCCGCTGCCGGTGCCCGCCGAAGACGGCACGGGGACGGCGAAGGCGCAGGAGGCGATGCGCCTGTTCGAGGACCGCGCCGCGGCCGTGCTGCCGGAGTTCTCGCTCGACGAGGACAACGAGTCGGCGGTCGCCCGGCTGTGCAGGCGGCTGGACGGTGTCCCCCTGGCGATCGAGCTCGCCGCCGTGCGCGTGCGCATGCTGTCGGTCGACGACATCCTCGACCGGCTGGAGAGCCGCTTCGACCTGCTCAGCAGCGGGCCGCGCACGGTCGCCCCGCGGCACCAGAGCCTGCGGGCCGCCGTCGACTGGAGCTTCGACCTGTGCACCGAGCAGGAGCAACGGCTGTGGGCGCGTTGCTCGGTCTTCGCGGGCGAGTTCGACCTCGACGCCGCCGAACACGTGTGCGCGGGCGACGGGGTGACGAGCCGGGAAGTGTTCACCGGCATCGCCGGGCTGATCGACAAGTCCATCCTGGCCCGGGTGGGCAGCCATGCGCAGAGCCGGTACCGGATGCCGGAGACGATCCGCCAGTACGGCCGGGAACGTCTGACCGAGGCAGGAGGTGAGGCGGCGCTGCGCCGTCGCCACCGCGACCACTACCTGCACCTGGCCGAGCGGTCCGACGCCGAGTCGGCCGGTCCGCACCAGGCCGCCTGGATCGAGCGCCTGAACGTCGAGCGCGCGAACCTCTGGGTCGCGCTGGAGCACTGCACCACCACCGCGGGCGAGGCGCGAACCGGTCTGCGCATGACCGCCGCGCTGTGGTTGTACTGGGTCGCGTGCGGTTGCGTCCGGGAGGGACGCAACTGGCTGGACCGCGTCCTGGCCCTGGACGCCGAGCCCAGCGCCGAACGCGCCCGGGCGCTGTGGGTCAACGGGTGGGTCGCCCACCTGCACGGCGACCGCGACGCGTCGCTCGCCCTGCTGGAGGAGAGCCGGGCCCTCGCCGAGCGGGTGGGAGCGGAGGCCGAGCTGAACCACGCGATCCAGTTCCTCGGCGACACGCAGATGTGGGACGGCAACCTGGCGGTGGCCGGCCCGTTGCTCGACGATGCCCTGAGGCGTCACCGCGCATCGCAGCACTGGACGGCCCCCGGGCTGGTCACCTTCGCGTTGCAGGCGTCGACGGCGGGGCTGCGGGGAGACGTCGACGGGGCGATGGCCTTCCTGAGCGAGTGCTGGACGGTCTGCGAACCGCTCGGTGAGCGCTGGGCGCTGTCGTGGACGGAGTGGAACACCGGTGTCGTGTGGTGGGCGGCGGGCGAACCGGACAAGGCGGCCGAGCACGTGTCGTCGTCGCTGCGCAAGAAACAGCAGCTCGACGATCTGGTCGGGATCGCGTGCTGCGTCGAGGTGCTGGGCTGGGTGGCGGCCGCGAAGGGGGACACGCGCCGAGCGGCCGTGCTGTTCGGGGCGCTGGAGAAGCGCTGGGACCTGATCGGCTCGCCGCTGTTCGGGTCCGAAACGCTGCTCTCCTGGAGCGAACAGGCCAAGGCGCAGGTCCGCGAACAGCTCCGGGACGCCGCTTTCGACTCCGCGCACCAGGAAGGCGAGCAGATGGACCAGGCGCGGACGGTCGCCTACGCACTGGGCGAGACCTCCGCTGCGCGGGGGGCGGCAGACGCCGGGACGACCCCCGAGGGCGAGCTGCCGCTGACCAAGCGCGAACGCGAGGTGGCCGCGCTCGTCGCCGAGGGCAAGTCCAACAAGGAGATCGCGGCCGGCCTGGTCATTTCCCAACGCACCGCGGAAGCCCACGTCGAGCACATCCTGGTCAAGCTCGGCTTCACCTCCCGCCTGCAGATCGCGACCTGGGTGGCCCAGCGCGAGCAGCCGTGA
- a CDS encoding class I SAM-dependent methyltransferase codes for MTQVGVRLTDAMETSLIMLYGLAMDARTEPAILGDAMALRAFERVDYDFTRLKTPLVSAKNMRTSVAARAKHFDTWAAEFLAAHRQATVLHLGAGLDPRVWRVDPGPGVRWYDIDYPAVVEAREKLFPTRPNYSLIASSVTDPGWLEQIPADRPVLAIAQGLTMYLRPADGHALFRRITDRFPGGTLLLDTHNRLGVRGVNKGLKRVFGAPLLHWAIDDPHELERVNPRLRCTDAVSAMSPALVDQLPPGSVPRGSTLFGHLAQLIPPVRDLSQFVRYEFDYEAS; via the coding sequence ATGACGCAGGTCGGGGTTCGGTTGACCGACGCGATGGAAACCTCGCTGATCATGTTGTACGGGCTGGCCATGGACGCCCGCACGGAGCCGGCGATCCTCGGTGACGCGATGGCCCTGCGGGCCTTCGAAAGGGTCGACTACGACTTCACACGCCTGAAAACCCCGCTGGTCTCGGCGAAGAACATGCGGACCAGCGTCGCGGCCCGCGCGAAGCACTTCGACACCTGGGCCGCGGAGTTCCTCGCGGCACATCGACAAGCCACGGTGCTGCACCTGGGCGCCGGGCTGGATCCCCGGGTGTGGCGGGTCGATCCCGGGCCCGGAGTGCGCTGGTACGACATCGACTACCCCGCAGTCGTGGAAGCGCGGGAAAAGCTCTTTCCCACGCGCCCGAACTACTCGCTGATCGCCTCGTCGGTGACCGACCCCGGGTGGCTGGAGCAGATCCCGGCCGACCGGCCGGTGCTGGCCATCGCCCAGGGGCTGACCATGTACCTGCGACCCGCTGACGGGCATGCGCTCTTCCGCCGGATCACCGACCGATTCCCCGGCGGCACCCTCCTGCTCGACACGCACAACCGGCTCGGCGTTCGTGGCGTCAACAAGGGGCTGAAGCGCGTCTTCGGAGCACCGCTCCTGCACTGGGCCATCGACGATCCGCACGAGTTGGAACGCGTCAACCCGAGGCTGCGGTGCACCGATGCCGTCAGCGCCATGTCCCCGGCCCTGGTCGACCAGCTACCGCCCGGCTCGGTACCTCGCGGCTCGACGCTCTTCGGCCACCTCGCCCAGCTCATCCCTCCTGTGCGCGACCTCAGCCAGTTCGTCCGGTACGAGTTCGACTACGAAGCCTCCTGA
- a CDS encoding SAM-dependent methyltransferase: protein MMNDVDLGTDRAHGARIYDYILGGKDNYAVDRAAAEATKQIWPALPVHMRANREFMHRAGRYLATECGIDQFLDIGTGIPTPPNLHEVVQEVRPDARVVYTDNDPIVLVHARALMVGTEQGRTAYVAADLRDPDTILSSPEFRETLDANRPIGLMLIAVVHFIEDDDEALDVVRRIVDVLPSGSYLAATVATDDFAPEMLAEVRRTYHEHGETLRWRGLAATERFFDGLELVDPGIVQMHKWRPDDDAYRQIPEADIAMYGAIARKP, encoded by the coding sequence ATGATGAACGACGTCGACCTGGGCACGGATCGGGCGCACGGTGCGCGGATCTACGACTACATCCTCGGCGGCAAGGACAACTACGCCGTCGACCGGGCCGCGGCCGAGGCCACCAAGCAGATCTGGCCCGCGCTGCCGGTGCACATGCGCGCCAACCGCGAGTTCATGCACCGGGCGGGCCGCTACCTGGCCACCGAGTGCGGCATCGACCAGTTCCTCGACATCGGCACCGGCATCCCCACCCCGCCGAACCTGCACGAGGTCGTGCAGGAGGTGCGCCCGGACGCCCGCGTCGTCTACACCGACAACGACCCCATCGTGCTGGTCCACGCCCGCGCGCTGATGGTGGGCACCGAGCAGGGGCGCACCGCCTACGTCGCCGCCGACCTCCGGGACCCGGACACGATCCTGTCCTCGCCGGAGTTCCGCGAGACCCTCGACGCGAACCGGCCGATCGGGCTGATGCTCATCGCGGTGGTGCACTTCATCGAGGACGACGACGAGGCGTTGGACGTCGTGCGGCGCATCGTCGACGTGCTGCCCTCCGGCAGCTACCTGGCGGCCACGGTCGCCACCGACGACTTCGCCCCGGAGATGCTCGCCGAGGTCCGCCGCACCTACCACGAACACGGCGAGACCCTGCGCTGGCGCGGCCTCGCTGCGACTGAGCGCTTCTTCGACGGTCTCGAACTGGTCGACCCCGGCATCGTCCAGATGCACAAGTGGCGCCCCGACGACGACGCCTACCGGCAGATCCCGGAAGCCGACATCGCCATGTACGGGGCCATCGCCCGAAAGCCCTGA
- a CDS encoding ATP-NAD kinase family protein — MHQDPSGDGHVPPPGPAGELPVVPGSALGIIANPMSGRDIRRLVAHASVFPNAEKTNMVLRLVAAAGALGVERVLVSTDDFGVAGGVLRAARKRTGRDPGRWPRLDFCELDPLTGTAEDTRGYVRRMRAQGAEVIIVLGGDGTVRAAASELGDAALLPLSTGTNNAFPEMWEATVAGSAAALVATGRADATRQAKVLHVECGDRRELALVDVCVSTTAHVGARALWQVDELRELYCTFAEPHAIGLSSIAGQLLPTGRHDPAGVAIEFAGDRPSSQAVLAPIAPGRIVAVEVADARPLPLGQRRVSATPAGTVAVDGERELEFGPGTPVAVTLSDQGPRVVDVRSVLEAAARRRLLTPPPPLSPRPS, encoded by the coding sequence GTGCACCAGGACCCCTCAGGCGACGGGCACGTGCCGCCCCCGGGCCCGGCGGGCGAGCTGCCCGTGGTGCCGGGTTCGGCGCTCGGCATCATCGCCAACCCCATGTCCGGCCGGGACATCCGGCGGCTGGTCGCGCACGCCTCGGTCTTCCCCAACGCCGAGAAGACCAACATGGTCCTGCGCCTGGTGGCCGCCGCCGGCGCGCTGGGCGTCGAGCGGGTCCTGGTCTCCACCGACGACTTCGGCGTCGCGGGCGGCGTCCTGCGCGCCGCCCGCAAGCGCACCGGGCGGGACCCCGGCCGCTGGCCGCGACTGGACTTCTGCGAGCTCGACCCGCTCACCGGAACGGCCGAGGACACCCGCGGGTACGTGCGCCGGATGCGCGCCCAGGGCGCGGAGGTGATCATCGTCCTCGGCGGCGACGGCACCGTCCGCGCGGCCGCGTCCGAGCTCGGCGACGCCGCGCTGCTGCCGCTGAGCACCGGCACCAACAACGCCTTCCCCGAGATGTGGGAGGCGACCGTGGCGGGCAGCGCCGCCGCGCTGGTGGCCACCGGCCGGGCGGATGCGACCCGGCAGGCGAAGGTGCTGCACGTCGAGTGCGGCGACCGGCGCGAGCTCGCCCTGGTCGACGTGTGCGTCTCCACCACCGCGCACGTCGGCGCGCGGGCGCTCTGGCAGGTCGACGAGCTGCGGGAGCTGTACTGCACGTTCGCCGAGCCGCACGCCATCGGGCTGTCCAGCATCGCCGGGCAGCTGCTGCCGACCGGGCGACACGACCCGGCGGGCGTCGCGATCGAGTTCGCCGGAGACCGCCCGTCCAGCCAGGCCGTGCTCGCCCCGATCGCCCCCGGCCGCATCGTCGCCGTGGAGGTCGCCGACGCCCGCCCGCTGCCGCTGGGGCAACGGCGGGTAAGCGCCACGCCGGCCGGGACCGTCGCCGTCGACGGGGAGCGGGAGCTCGAGTTCGGTCCCGGGACACCGGTCGCGGTCACCCTCTCCGACCAGGGTCCCCGGGTGGTCGACGTCCGATCGGTGCTGGAGGCCGCCGCGCGGCGGCGGCTGCTGACCCCACCACCGCCGCTCTCGCCGAGGCCGTCATGA
- a CDS encoding thiamine pyrophosphate-dependent dehydrogenase E1 component subunit alpha: MTGTLRPTGALDATALLDGYRTMRTIREFEERVHEEFAKGDIPGFVHLYAGEEASATGVCTHLDDRDSIASTHRGHGHCIAKGVDVTEMMAEIYGRRTGACKGKGGSMHIADLSKGMLGANGIVGGGPPLICGTALAAKQQGTGGVGVAFFGDGASNQGSTLEAMNLASVWNLPAVFVAENNGYAEATAATWSVAADNIADRAAGFGMPGVIVDGFDFFAVHEAAGEAVQRARDGGGPTLIEVKLTRYYGHFEGDQQTYRGDEVARARAELDCLKTFRSRVTAAGQLTDEQLDAVDREVAELIDHAVAAALEAPKPTGDDLETDVYISY; this comes from the coding sequence ATGACCGGAACCCTTCGGCCGACCGGCGCGCTGGACGCCACCGCGCTGCTGGACGGCTACCGCACGATGCGCACGATCCGCGAGTTCGAGGAGCGGGTGCACGAGGAGTTCGCAAAGGGCGACATCCCCGGGTTCGTGCACCTCTACGCCGGCGAGGAAGCCTCGGCCACCGGCGTCTGCACCCACCTCGACGACCGGGACTCGATCGCCAGCACCCACCGCGGCCACGGCCACTGCATCGCCAAGGGCGTGGACGTCACCGAGATGATGGCCGAGATCTACGGCCGCAGGACCGGCGCGTGCAAGGGCAAGGGCGGCTCGATGCACATCGCCGACCTCAGCAAGGGCATGCTCGGCGCCAACGGGATCGTCGGCGGCGGCCCGCCGCTGATCTGCGGCACCGCGCTGGCCGCCAAGCAGCAGGGCACCGGCGGCGTCGGCGTCGCGTTCTTCGGCGACGGCGCCAGCAACCAGGGCAGCACGCTGGAGGCGATGAACCTCGCCTCGGTGTGGAACCTGCCCGCGGTCTTCGTCGCCGAGAACAACGGCTACGCCGAGGCCACCGCCGCCACCTGGTCGGTGGCCGCCGACAACATCGCCGACCGGGCGGCGGGCTTCGGGATGCCCGGCGTCATCGTCGACGGCTTCGACTTCTTCGCCGTGCACGAGGCCGCGGGCGAGGCGGTCCAGCGGGCCCGCGACGGCGGCGGGCCGACGCTGATCGAGGTCAAGCTCACCCGCTACTACGGCCACTTCGAGGGCGACCAGCAGACCTACCGCGGCGACGAGGTCGCGCGGGCGCGGGCCGAGCTGGACTGCCTGAAGACCTTCCGCAGCCGGGTGACCGCGGCGGGGCAGCTGACCGACGAGCAGCTCGACGCCGTCGACCGCGAGGTCGCCGAGCTGATCGACCACGCCGTGGCCGCGGCGCTGGAGGCGCCCAAGCCGACCGGCGACGACCTCGAGACCGACGTCTACATCTCCTACTGA